From Ignavibacterium sp.:
TCTGGATTTTAACTATTATGATTTTTGCTGCTGCATTTGTAAGATTATTGCCTCATCCACCAAACTTTGCACCTATCGCTGCAATGGCATTATTCGGTGGAGCTTACTTCAATAAAAAATCATTTGCATTTGCTGTACCTTTAGTAGCAATGTTTTTAACTGATGCAATAATCGGTTTTCATTCGGGAATGTGGATTGTCTATTTAAGTTTCGCACTAATCGTAGTAATCGGAATGTTAATGCTGAAAAAGGTTAGTATAAAAAATGTTGTGCTTGCTTCAGTTACTGCTTCATTAAGTTTCTTTATCATTACAAATTTTGGTGTTTGGGCATTCGGAACAATGTATCCTAAAAACATTGCTGGTTTAGTTGAATGTTATATTGCTGCAATTCCTTTTATTCAGAATACATTACTTGGAGATTTATTCTTCAGCGGTGTAATGTTCGGAATATTTGAATTTGCTAAAACAAAACTTCCCGCTTTAGCTCAGGCAAAAGCTTAATTAAACTCAAAATTTTAGAAGCCGGCTAAGTCCGGCTTTTTTTATATGAATAAAATGAAACCATTACTGATTGACTTTGATGGTGTTATTAAAATTGGAAGCGAGATTGCACCTGATGCAAAAGATTTTTTTGAATTCTTGGATAAGTCAAATATTCCTGCCTGCATTCTCAGCAACTCAACTTTACGCACATCCGGGTTGATGAAAAATTTTTTGAAAGATAAAGGTCTGGAAATAAATATTCCTGCGTTTACTGCATTCGATGTAACCCTTGAATATGTGAAAAAGAATTATTCAAAAGTAAAAGTTTATTGTCGTGATTATTTACTTAATCACTTTGAAGGAGTAATTGATGATGAAAATCCGGAAGCCGTAGTAATCGGCGACATCGGTAATCGTTGGAATTATGATACTATGAATGAAATCTTTAATTATGTAATGAACGGGGCAGAAATAATTGCAATGCACAAAAATAAATTCTGGCAACCTGAAGGAAAGCTGATACTTGATGCAGGAGCTTTTATAACCGCGATTGAGTTTGCAACAGGCAAACAGGCAACTGTAATAGGCAAACCTTCTCCTCTTTACTTCAAAACAGCAGCTGAAAAACTTGGATTTAGCTTTCAGCAAGGGTTTATAATGATTGGAGATGACCTTGAAAATGATGTTATTGCTGCTCAGAAAATTGGTGGAAAAGGTATTTTGATTTTAACAGGGAAAACCAGATCAGAAGATATTAAGGATGAAAAGCCGGATTTTATTGTTAACTCTTTGTCTGAAGCAATACCTGTTTTATCTTATTTTTCAGTCAAATAGTTTGGCTAAAAATTTTATTTTGTTTTCCTCTTTTATAAGCGAGAGTTATAATCTTCTTCAGAGTTTTTACATAAGAATAACCGGCAGCTTTAGATGAACGCATAAATCCGGCATCTTCAGTCAAATCAGGATTTGGATTTACTTCAAGAACATAAAGTTTATTATCCTTACTCAATCTCATATCAATTCTGGCATAATCACGAGCACCCATAATCTTAAAAGCTTTTACAGCAATTTCTTTCGCTTTCAATTCAATCTTTTTCGGAAGTTTTGCCGGACATATTGGAATTGTTTTATGATAAGCTTCGTGAAATGGATCCCATTTTGCCTGATAACTTACAATATTATAAAGATGATCTGGCATTTGTGAGAAATCAATTTCACTTATTGGTAGTGCTACAGGATTTTCATCACCAAGAACAGCAACATTTAATTCCCTGCCGTCAATAAATTCTTCACAAAGAGCTGGTTGTTTGAAATGCTCAAAAACAAATTCAATTCTTTTCTTAAGTGCTTTGTCATCACTAACAATGGCTGAATTTTCGATTCCAACACTTGCATCTTCGAATGCAGGTTTAACTATCAGAGGATAATTCAGATTATGTTTATATGATTTTTGCGGTTTATCAAAAAAAGTAAAGCGTGGAGTCAGAACCCCTGCAGAAGATAAAATTCTTTTTGCCAATTGCTTATTCTGACAATTTGCCAATGCCATAGGCGAAGCACCGGTATAAGCAACTCCTAATAATTCATAAAGACTTACCACATTCATTTCGAGATAAGGTTTATCCTTATAAATCTCAACAAAATTAAAAACTACATCAGGTTTATTTTTCTTAAAATCGTCTATGAATGAGAATATATTGTCTTTAATATTCAGAGTATAAGCATTAAATCCAGCTTTATTCAATCGTTTGGCCATAAGCTCATACTCTTCCATCGGGGTAATTTTTTCGACCTCAAAGTAAAGTTCAAAATCAATCGTTTCCTCTCTTTTGGAAGGAATTTTATACATCTCAGGATGAGGTTCGTTGTAAACTATTGCCACTTTAAGATTTTTTTCTTTCATACCACAAAAATACCTATTTGAGCTTGCATAAAAAACAATTTGATTATTTATGTTTGCATGCAATTTTTAGATATGAACAGTTATGAGTTTCTATCCCCAACCTTATAAATATCAATGCGGACCATTCGCATTAAAGTATGCACTCGTAATGCTCGGAAGATTTGAGAGCGAAAATCAGATTGCTGTTAAAGCAGGAAGCACCTGGTGGTATGGTACTGATGAAATAGGTCTTGCCAAAGCGGCAAAGTATT
This genomic window contains:
- a CDS encoding DUF6580 family putative transport protein: MEKITPRFWILTIMIFAAAFVRLLPHPPNFAPIAAMALFGGAYFNKKSFAFAVPLVAMFLTDAIIGFHSGMWIVYLSFALIVVIGMLMLKKVSIKNVVLASVTASLSFFIITNFGVWAFGTMYPKNIAGLVECYIAAIPFIQNTLLGDLFFSGVMFGIFEFAKTKLPALAQAKA
- a CDS encoding HAD-IIA family hydrolase, whose product is MKPLLIDFDGVIKIGSEIAPDAKDFFEFLDKSNIPACILSNSTLRTSGLMKNFLKDKGLEINIPAFTAFDVTLEYVKKNYSKVKVYCRDYLLNHFEGVIDDENPEAVVIGDIGNRWNYDTMNEIFNYVMNGAEIIAMHKNKFWQPEGKLILDAGAFITAIEFATGKQATVIGKPSPLYFKTAAEKLGFSFQQGFIMIGDDLENDVIAAQKIGGKGILILTGKTRSEDIKDEKPDFIVNSLSEAIPVLSYFSVK
- a CDS encoding ATP-grasp domain-containing protein; its protein translation is MKEKNLKVAIVYNEPHPEMYKIPSKREETIDFELYFEVEKITPMEEYELMAKRLNKAGFNAYTLNIKDNIFSFIDDFKKNKPDVVFNFVEIYKDKPYLEMNVVSLYELLGVAYTGASPMALANCQNKQLAKRILSSAGVLTPRFTFFDKPQKSYKHNLNYPLIVKPAFEDASVGIENSAIVSDDKALKKRIEFVFEHFKQPALCEEFIDGRELNVAVLGDENPVALPISEIDFSQMPDHLYNIVSYQAKWDPFHEAYHKTIPICPAKLPKKIELKAKEIAVKAFKIMGARDYARIDMRLSKDNKLYVLEVNPNPDLTEDAGFMRSSKAAGYSYVKTLKKIITLAYKRGKQNKIFSQTI